From the genome of Ziziphus jujuba cultivar Dongzao chromosome 4, ASM3175591v1:
TGAAATTTACAGTGATATAGAATTCTAACAGCTatgtaaatttcattttatatactTGAATCTGATCCAGATTCATTGAAAGATACTGATCACATTGGctgaatatatacaatataatatatatatatacacacacacacatagccTCAAATCACAGCTTGTGGCGAAAAGTTCTTGacatgaaaaaaaattgaactaaCAGAGAATAGAATTGAAGAATGTACATAGTACTGTTACAATTTTTAACCAACAAAGATTTCTTGATTGTTggagaataaatatatatatatatatatattaacttgtTAATATGCTCAGTTTCACTTTGTCTTGTTATAATTAATGTTGACAATTATCTTCATCCTTATATTTCTATAGCTAGGTAAgaagtaaattatatatatatatatatatattctcttgtTTTATGTTGTAGGCACTCCTTTCCTTTGCAACTTCATTTTTGTGGCTAAATTTCTTATGATTATGTGAAATTATACTACAACTAgtgcaaaagaacaaaaactcTGGCTCTTCTTGTTCCCTCCATATTCCTCCCTCCAAGTTTACTaggaaatgaaatttaaatttctttgtgTAATTACCATTATCGGCCTGCTTAagttaaatatttcaataagaTTATCTAACTCTTATTGCCAAACATATACACCGTCAATCAGTTTTACCAACAGGAGGCCTCAAAACTAAGAAGACAGATCCGCGAAATTCAGAATCTTAATAGGTAATTATTCCACTAGAGAATATGATCAAGAAGCAAATCAATTTGCATATAACCAAAACTATATCCATTTTAATATCCATGGTAATAATGATGTGGCAGGCATATATTGGGTGAAGCTCTTAGTACTTTGAACTATAAAGAACTCAAGAATCTGGAAGGAAGATTGGAGAAAGGAATCAGCAGAATAAGATCCAAGAAGGTATATAAAGAATCATCAATTCCATACTTGGTTGTTAGTTAAAAAATCTGCTGGATAAATGTgtatttttttactttgattTTACTCATATAATCTCAACGAAAGTGCTTAAACTCTGGCAGAATGAAATGCTGTTTGCTGAAATAGAGTTTATGCAAAAGAGGGTAAGTATAGATCTATTGCTTTACCATTTTTGTCATTCTTTCTCTGCTGtttcttgaaatcttttttATGCATATATCTATGAAAAATACAAGATTTTGGGCAATCAATGCATATAAAGCTAGTGGATTAAGACTGCTTTAGgtcaaagagggaaaaaaataataataataagtaaccTAAAGTTCAAATCCGAAATATAAAGATAAATGTGCTCACACTACTTAACatgaatatttatgaattatactTTGGTctttttcaaaatgttttaaCATTCATTATCACCTTTGATTGAATATTCTATTAAACCATGTTTTGGAGTTACACAAGACCTTTATGTGATGTCAACTGTAGTATAGATGACAGTCAAATATATCTGTGTAGTTAACtggtaattattttatctttactctaAAGAATATATTTTCTCCAGTATATATAAAACTTAAATCATTATAAAACAGagtataattttgatattttgtctgATCCTAATAGTGCTCGCTATTGTTTTTATTGCCATATTGTATTGCAATATTATAATGGATATTCAAACCAAGACAACTTATCCAATAATTGGCATGTAGACAAAGTTTCCAAGTAAAATATCACTAAATAATTAAACTGAACAAAAAATAGAATCCCTCAAACTGATTCCATTGAACAAAGTTTGAAATACAAATAATGTACATTGAGGTTGGGGATGTTATAAATTAAATGTGCATGCATACATTCAAGGTTGCCTCTCCATAAATTTGGCACTCTAATTCACATGACAAACAACATGGTACACTTGCATATCACGTGCAGGAGATGGAGTTGCAAAACCATAACAATTATCTGAGAGCAAAGGTTtgattctctttctctttttctcaatCTCATATATAAAGTTACAAAGAAAAAGATTTTGACAGTTCTAGAGCGGGCtgatgtgtatgtatatatatatatatatataaacataaaccAGGCAGTCTATGATGGACCTACTCATTGTAAGCTACCTGATTGCACCATGgtttctatatattatatatatatatatatattgagtaatAGGAATAGGAAGGAATGAATGTTTGTTTGTTGGATGGTGCAGATTGCAGAAAATGAAAGGGCAGAGCAACAGCAAACCAATTTGATGACAGAAACAGCGTATCATGACTCCATTAATAATCCTTCACAATCCTTTGATCGACACTTCCTCCCTGTAAACCTCTTGAACTCCAACCACCACTACTCTCGCCAAGACCAGCAGACAGCTCTCCAACTTGTGTAAGATacaataattaacaaataaaatcatatatagatGTAAATATAATACTTCTCTCATTGAATATCTGGGATCGTCCAAAAATACATCACATCAATGTTGGTGGAAAATGTATCTAAACGATCCtagaatttattttctggatgaTAGAATTTATACAATAACTTAGATGAGAGTTCTAACTTGAGGATAGATGTCGCGCAATATGTTGCAAGATATGTACCTATGCAATATCCTCAAGTTTGCATCCTCACCTAACTAtggttatatacatatatatggtgtttttctttcttttttttttttttcttttttttttcttttttttttctttttttctgtgcTTGATTTTGATTGTTGGGTGCAGTTGAAAAAGGCAACAAGCTAGAGCATTTGGTTTTGAAGGCTTATGATCGGTTCCTTTTCCCCTgcagtttttcttatttttatgtaatattttgttagtttttgaATTAATATGTATAGCTAGGTGAGAAAGAGTGGGTCACAATGAGGGCCATTAGAATTTTCTCTCTTAGCTACTCTCTCTTCAAGTCGAACTGTACTACACCATATAAACTATGCCACCCAAATTCTAAAATATCGTGCCAACATATTTAATTTCTCCAATCCAAAATTATATCTCCACCTCCCTATTCGTTTTTTCGCTTATGCCATGCATGCtcccatataaaatatatatatatatatatatatatatatatatatatatatatatatatatatatatatatatatatatatatatatatatatatatatatatatatatgcatatatacaggCGAAGTGGTATCAGTTGTTTTGAGGCTTTTCAAATTTCATGCTAATTGGCTCATAAACTGTATCtatatatcttatatatatgtgtgtgctattacaaaaaatgtgtgtgtgtgtgtgtgtgtgtgtgtgtgtgtgtgtgtgtgtgtgcatgcttatatatatatatatatatatatatatatatatatatatattcatagaaAATTGACTTTAGAAATATATCAACTGAACCTTAACTATACGACCTATTCGACAAATCCTCAAGTGTATAGAAGTAACGTGATAAACTGTGACAACAAATTATTAAGTAAACTTTGTGTGTGagaatatttttgataaattaaagtCCTAACCAACTCCGATCATGAAATTTCATAGCTGTATTGAACTTGTGTCTTTTGACATACAGATCTTATTTAGCTTAGATTGTTATGTATTCTATTATTCACTCTGAACAGGAAGTGTGTACTGCCAGAAGACAATGTTGTAGCCACaccacacacacaaaaaaaaaaaaaaaaaaaaaaaagacaatgatGTGGACCCCATGTGTGGGTCCCACATGATGGTTGTGACAACTTGTGAGTTGCAAGCTTGTACTCCCAGAACTACTTGGAAATTGGCTTCTAATtctatattagatttttttgaTAGAAGGCTTCTATCTCCGTAGAGTAGTCAAATGTGAATGTCAGATTTAATGTCATCCCAAATGTTCCTCTTAAGGAtagattaaacaaaaaaaaaaattgatttcagCAACACCACCTCGATTGCTTTAGTCATGCTCAACAGAAGTTCAATTCACCTTTCAGGAAAGCCtcgtttgtttttttgggtcttttccCTCCCTTCGTTGTTGTTGTAATATAAGGAGGCTCGCAGCAGCCCAATTCTACACAAATATAGGCCACCTGAATAGAAAATTGATCCTCTGTGGCAATCCTCATTAATCTactactctttctttttcttttttttgggtaaaagtcAACATGCTCCAACTCGTGATGACCAAACAACCAAACAATCTACACCACATCAATcaaaatatatgcatacatCTATGCTTAATCCTGGCTACTACCGAGTAAATACGATGATTAGAATAAAATGGtgataaaataattcataaatatgaaatattattttatataaaataaatacagtatTTCTTAATAtccatatattataaattttaccaattaaatatgcatttaaaattttaaataaatcaattatgcAATATTATCTAAAACtgataacatacatatatatatatatatatataatttattcttATGCCATAATTATTGTACTAACTATGATGATGTTAaagtgttattattttaattacacaCCAGAATACTTGATCAatcattattataaattttaaatcttaattaaaaaataatagttatgtgttatcctttttttttaatacaatttagAGAGGGATGTTCTCCCAAATTGAAGtttgaaacttgaaaaatacaataaatattatttaaaatacataaattctTAACTAAGTGATTAaccatttaatttttatcaataattgtCGCCGTCATCGACAATTACTATCAAATTCACTATTTCCATCAAGATAGATGGCAAATAAATTTTAACCCCTTGCCAGTATCAAAtaagtcaatatatattttttaagtcgatggatatttattttttcaccttTATCCATGTCCAATGAAATAATATGGAAATATTGACGGAGATGCTGACAATATCATGAATATTTACATCCATGATTAAATCCCTCTGTAAAGTCACAATTTGATCTCAAATTATTGCTCCAACATGGTATCGAATCTAAGTTTTGTTTGATCACACTGACCTGAGGAAGAACAAGCATCATTCGAGTGGAAGtcgcaaaaatataaaagtgaaTCAACCAGAAAAACCTTGATTATGTGCAATGTGATGCGTAACACCCTCCAGCAATTTCTTAAACAGGAACAACAGAAATTGGTAATCAAGTAGAACTGGAAAGGTAGATAAATatatgaacaaataaataagaactCTGAAACCAGTTCCAGAATAAGTAATTTTACTTGCTCGACAAACTTTACAATATTGTTAGAGAGCTACAATCATGATCATTATATATCTCTTCGACGGTTGAAGATCTTTTACTCTATCGTGTATTCCATGGTACCTTCATCTATTTTTCTACTATGGACATGAAAATAACCCATATTATATATGTCCAGAGCCTAGTGTGAGCAGAGACTGAAGGCAAAACCTTCTTCCCTCTGGTCCCAAACTGTGCCCATGGTTTTTGCCCCAAAATGAATATGTGAGAATGAGAGAACTTTGTCCCCTTCACCCCATGAttctacatttttttataaacttgtTCGAAGAATTTACATGTTTATTCCATAACACACGTACCTCTGGAAGCGCAATTTCAAGCCATGGTTTTGCAGGACCGCTGAAATGTATAACTGTAGCAGCTTCCAAAAGTTCCCTGTCAACTTCTGGGTTTCGATAACCTAAGCCATCAACATGGAATGATGGACCAATAGGATGCACATGACCCTCAAATGCCATCAAGGATGGTGCAATTACTCCTGGATACCATAATGCCAACCCAGCTTGAAGGCTCTGCAGATTAAGAAAATCTAACAtgataaaagaacaaaagacaaacaaaacaaaacatatttACATTGTGATAATCTTGATACTCCAGAAATTTAAGTCGTTTTTCGTTTCTAAATTGTCATGCTGAGTTGCCAGACTTCAATAATAATGAACAATTGCAGAATGTGTATATTTGTTTGAGGACACATTTTAAGAACCAAGGAACTTGAAATTAAACATCAAAATACAATTGAATTAATATCCAAATATTTGAATAGACAAGAAATACTTACAAGCTTTAACCAATGACGGTAACTTGCAGTTATATTGGACCCCCTCCAAGCTTCAAGATCAAAGACGTTCATGCCATACAGCCACGCACAACGGTCAGGATCAAAGTTGGATGATATAATAGGATATGAAAAATTCAAGTAGTCTTTATATTTTCTTCCTGGGCAACAGTCATTTCCACACAATGAATTAACTGCACCAATAACTTTCCCCTCGAGATCCAAATCCCATAAAGGTGATATGTCACGCTGTACTACGGTATCATCGTCCAAGAAAACTATTTTGTTGAGATCTGGAAACAGCTGTGTGGCCCATGAAAATCAGATGACATCattacaaatttaaattcaagATCATCGATTTGATGAGGAACGAGTCTGTGAAAACAATAGAGCGATTACCTCAGGAATATAGATTCGGAGATGATTCATGAGGGAAAGACAACTGGGACTTAATGCCTCTAAGTATCTTTTAGGTTCTCCATTATATTCAAAGTCCTGTTCTTTCAAATTATTATAGTAATAGCTCCAAATTAAACGATGAATCTCCAACATCTCTTTAACTCCAACATTAACATCCTGAGACCAATCATATTGATGCAATCCCTTGACTTCCACAGCTGCTGATTTAATAGAATTAATTGCAAACCAAGCATGCATTGGAGTATAAGTTTTCTTGTCAGTGACAATGTGAAACACCAATTTCTCAGGGTTGGCAGAGTTTTGGACAGTAGAAGAGACAGCAACAGAAGCAGCAAGGACATTATCAGTTAGAAGAACAAGATGATGAAAGGATGGGTCAGAAAGGCGAGAAACATATTCAGGAGGCGGTAAACGAGATCGAGCCACAGCATTTACAGCATACTCTTCAGCCAATTTGAGGCAAAGACAATGTACGCTCTTGGGGACACCATGTGAAGCTAAATGCCAGTAAATCGATTCACGCTGCCTGGCTGACTGGACCTTCTGCTCCATTCTTGAAAGCTGCATGATAAAGAAATGAGCTTAACAAAGTAAGAAGGTCAACGTTAGCATATGATCTACAAAATGAACGATTATTGCAGAAAATGAATGTTTTGGCTCGGTGCAGGAATTTAGCATAAAGTAATGGTATTCAGTTGGATTATTTataatctaatttttatatttgacatGGTAAACTTATCATACATACATAAATCTTGCTAAAATGTTTTCATCAAGGAAGAATGTGTTTTGGTACCATATCTAATTTTATCATGTTTTAGAACTAATTTAATTGCTTCTTGTGAAGCCTCAGCagcataacataaatatatgcTGATTCATCTCTTTTTCTTATATAGCTGTATAATGTTTTCTTATTAGAATTCTTTCATCAAAACACAAATCCAAACTAGCTCAAACCTCATTCACATAACTGTGCTCCGACCATTTTCCATCCAGCGAAAAGCAAAATTACAATATGGGCATGCTCACGAACAAGTGCATGCAACAAATGGAAAGGACAGAGAAACACACACAGAGGCAGCATCATGGTTCAAAAGAATTATAATATGAcgaattttttctttgtttttttttttttgagccaTGGCGAAAGAAGGCAGTTGCAGATTCAGTTGCACCAAAAAAGCTGGTGAGATACAAGAAGCACATGTAACAAAATATGTACTACCGTGGGGTTGTTTGAATACAATTTCCTCCTATATAACTCATCATACgttagcttcttcttctttttttcagatGAAAAAGCTTATCATACATTAATTGTATCAATTGTTGTTAGGAGTTAAATGCTTCCTAGTgaatgtaaaaattaatttagaggCTCCAAAGATAAATCTAGACCCTAAATCTAAACAGGACAAGATTCCATCATTAGAAAACTGAAGctttatatcaaattttatattccAATATTTTCTGAGATTATCATTGCCTCTAGCTATACCACCAATATCTAATATTGTCCCTGTCATTGTCTATCTACTGAAGTAACTAAACCTCATACTTGCACCGACAAGTGTAAATGGAAATCCTACTCTCATTTCATTATTGTGAGAgtttcaaaatctattttgcTTACTGGTATCAGGCACTCAAAGTTTGTATATTGCAGTTGCCTACCCTTGTCCATAACCATGAAAAATAGATGAACTATCCAAGACGTCAACCATTGGGTCTTTTGTCTCCAGCAACCTCATATTCTTTTTGAAGGCTCAAATCCTTGGACTTGTGTAAAACTGAGACGTGATTAACTCTGATTCTCTATACCTATCAACTATTAAAGTCTTAAATGGTAGCGGCATGCAAATTATGGAAAATGTTTCAGACAATGATTGATCCAATcactttgaaaattttcaatattcaaGCCTAGTGGTCCTGGCTACTCGGCACCATAGAAAGGACATGGAGCATCACAGCAGGGAGTAACGGGTGAAGCCATTCCAGTAAATAATGCTCAATCACTCCAagcttaaaaacaatattatagaGAAGAATAACAGAAATAAATATGATGGCAACATGCCACAAGAAAAGGACACTTTGTTGTAAATAATGCCACCCACGAAAGACTTGCTTTTGGACAAACAGCCAAATGAGTTTGGTCCGTTGGCCACGTCAAGGAAGTGGTGTGGAACACGCAATTTCCATGTGAATTAATATATTTCTATGAACAAAATCTAAAGAAGGAAAGTGCACATTAGTATtcaacaaataatttaacaagGAAAAGATATTGAGTTTGTTTGAAAAAGCGAATACAATTTACTACCTGAGTTTTTAGACCTGCTCTAAGACATTTTTTCTGCTCATATTACCTAGATCAGTCAGCCATTTACCCTTTAAGTTCTTCATCTTTAATTTATACCACATCTATTAAAAGTAATCCACATATGTTTATTAATATTAGACATAGACCAATAAGTAAAATCAATGAAAAAAGTCGGGAAAGTAGACTGGCCCAGGCCAAACCCAATAAACACAAACGGGCAGGTGGAGGGGTTGGAAAATGGGagtctttttttgtatttttgctatTAAGGGGTCAGAACTTAGGAGTTAGGACCTTGCATTGCCAACTCAAAAGTAGTAGACCAGAAATGTCATAATGTTTCACCTTGGCAATACACGGAACAATGGAAAAacgacaaaaaaagaaaaacagagagcTAATCTATAGAAAAAGAAACGAAAATTAGCAAAATTGTAAAACAAATAGAACATTCATAGACGGCAATGTATTTATATTACCATAGCCTTTGTCTTGAAAGCGAAAGCCTTGAGGTCTTGGCGTTTTGACGTCATATCTTTCACAAGCTCGTTGAATGAATCATTCACTTCCTCATTATTAACGTTGCCTTCAGTTGCTTCTGCTAGTGCCCTTGTCAGCTCGTCCCTGAGCTTCTTTACAATAATACATGCAACACCACCATagagataaattaaaaattaaataaata
Proteins encoded in this window:
- the LOC107416339 gene encoding agamous-like MADS-box protein MADS1 isoform X2; this translates as MMEFRNHQAPESSSHRKMGRGKIEIKRIENTTNRQVTFCKRRNGLLKKAYELSVLCDAEVALIVFSSRGRLYEYANNSVRATIERYKKACSDTSNTGSITEANTQFYQQEASKLRRQIREIQNLNRHILGEALSTLNYKELKNLEGRLEKGISRIRSKKNEMLFAEIEFMQKREMELQNHNNYLRAKIAENERAEQQQTNLMTETAYHDSINNPSQSFDRHFLPVNLLNSNHHYSRQDQQTALQLV
- the LOC107416339 gene encoding agamous-like MADS-box protein MADS1 isoform X1; translation: MMEFRNHQAPESSSHRKMGRGKIEIKRIENTTNRQVTFCKRRNGLLKKAYELSVLCDAEVALIVFSSRGRLYEYANNSVRATIERYKKACSDTSNTGSITEANTQFYQQEASKLRRQIREIQNLNRHILGEALSTLNYKELKNLEGRLEKGISRIRSKKNEMLFAEIEFMQKREMELQNHNNYLRAKIAENERAEQQQTNLMTETAYHDSINNPSQSFDRHFLPVNLLNSNHHYSRQDQQTALQLV
- the LOC107416340 gene encoding probable galacturonosyltransferase 15 isoform X2 → MKFYISTSGIKKVTISSSGKGAPATASRRVSSRTFLPVVLVLGILLPFLFVRIAFLVLESATACSSTIDCIGWRFFRGSDSSLLRDELTRALAEATEGNVNNEEVNDSFNELVKDMTSKRQDLKAFAFKTKAMLSRMEQKVQSARQRESIYWHLASHGVPKSVHCLCLKLAEEYAVNAVARSRLPPPEYVSRLSDPSFHHLVLLTDNVLAASVAVSSTVQNSANPEKLVFHIVTDKKTYTPMHAWFAINSIKSAAVEVKGLHQYDWSQDVNVGVKEMLEIHRLIWSYYYNNLKEQDFEYNGEPKRYLEALSPSCLSLMNHLRIYIPELFPDLNKIVFLDDDTVVQRDISPLWDLDLEGKVIGAVNSLCGNDCCPGRKYKDYLNFSYPIISSNFDPDRCAWLYGMNVFDLEAWRGSNITASYRHWLKLSLQAGLALWYPGVIAPSLMAFEGHVHPIGPSFHVDGLGYRNPEVDRELLEAATVIHFSGPAKPWLEIALPEVRVLWNKHVNSSNKFIKKCRIMG
- the LOC107416340 gene encoding probable galacturonosyltransferase 15 isoform X1; translation: MKFYISTSGIKKVTISSSGKGAPATASRRVSSRTFLPVVLVLGILLPFLFVRIAFLVLESATACSSTIDCIGWRFFRGSDSSLKLRDELTRALAEATEGNVNNEEVNDSFNELVKDMTSKRQDLKAFAFKTKAMLSRMEQKVQSARQRESIYWHLASHGVPKSVHCLCLKLAEEYAVNAVARSRLPPPEYVSRLSDPSFHHLVLLTDNVLAASVAVSSTVQNSANPEKLVFHIVTDKKTYTPMHAWFAINSIKSAAVEVKGLHQYDWSQDVNVGVKEMLEIHRLIWSYYYNNLKEQDFEYNGEPKRYLEALSPSCLSLMNHLRIYIPELFPDLNKIVFLDDDTVVQRDISPLWDLDLEGKVIGAVNSLCGNDCCPGRKYKDYLNFSYPIISSNFDPDRCAWLYGMNVFDLEAWRGSNITASYRHWLKLSLQAGLALWYPGVIAPSLMAFEGHVHPIGPSFHVDGLGYRNPEVDRELLEAATVIHFSGPAKPWLEIALPEVRVLWNKHVNSSNKFIKKCRIMG